Proteins encoded in a region of the Cheilinus undulatus linkage group 8, ASM1832078v1, whole genome shotgun sequence genome:
- the LOC121513461 gene encoding WD repeat-containing protein on Y chromosome-like yields MSYSGFTEDDIPLTIRKFNEADADGSGALHLKEFRDVMKTFLNVPDEDLEALHMKIDANCDSTVNLEELIDFLLLQDEASSDLEKPFPKGFDLTATDERSKIVKTVFQPYAKNLDTRFRSSEVRPYEEGQYTTISRDGTINIWRDGFKKKKTMCYAKDESLILYMHKKRMYVNDMVFIPELDQMAVCTNSRELFFYSFSAGKVEIESCLILDDITVRCMNYATNDTERILSLGDDKGNVYFLMSSNIKSSLFSLNSEEKVNLNEYPTADLLYLLKNRKKGFWCCKKNVFDGICRQIKYFPALDSFAITDVSCTKMVLLSAPKQGSLGQTTFTYKSQKEVFTCVEYCHSNLITGGRDGTLRLWYPGKTKCHEVLEGHVKPIIDVLYSEKDDMLLSLSEDKNVRVWKGPPWKCVQSFEVQGLSSTISSVCYNTINNELVVASSDIAKSLGRGTDVFLRSLKSHNSPLCCALYHSIFKQVVSVCQNGQVIVWDFKTGDPVVQFAVNTDKQIGLTAMSFDQSKRRLLTVSQDGKVRLWNFNSGCKLLELPVCLPKTVTGIIFKDDRVFIAGLNCRTIFNLDLEGDDHRFMRHPFLEDVCSMDLHEDMLVTASSSGKIIVWRLGSTEDVEAALWINASESPWVHVMHESLPGKTGSLLTGISALTPNPKRQPKVTHVNDKSVICLKNRENKEDTAALLTCAGGYIYAWSLNIKGGLVGKFRATEDESATVTTMTLDSEERILLTGDSKGMIYQWDIDGFWSTGKSLKGPFEETYGRRVSLCPPPLLQSWKAHLTEVVSVMSDEKFEHIITAGLDCCIRRWTRTGCFKGVFGRDKWDLMSSCRQEYYDHELLESQNKGERESEDHLCEERSEESSITDEPVDSETLDEEMIREGTEIHSRTDKLRVRRLNNDDEDEDTVKSPNVGDKIQEHPPQALLNKHGQRRIKYTDHTSDKGKHNPKIQHEDQDAQRCPADPLRSPTGLQLQQRFQRSKNLLIHGAKKVCKNSQCTYYRKLQQRFQRSKNLLIHGAKKPVHLPPIAPTEVSEIKEPPHPWSQKGVQKQPVHLPPIAPTEVSEIEEPPHPWSPHCSCSKCASYLMKNGVIGFTEKKKCSSSDLGQQQQKGSQGQQLHHLRNVRPQGRHQLI; encoded by the exons ATGTCTTACTCAGGCTTTACAGAGGATGACATTCCTCTAACTATCAGAAAATTTAACGAGGCTGACGCAGACGGAAGTGGGGCGTTACATTTAAAGGAGTTTCGTGATGTCATGAAGACATTTTTGAATGTTCCGGACGAGGATTTGGAGGCTCTCCACATGAAAATTGACGCAAATTGTGATTCGACAGTCAATTTGGAAGAGCTAATTGATTTCCTACTGCTTCAGGACGAGGCATCATCAGACCTGGAAAAGCCTTTTCCAAAAGGTTTTGATTTAACTGCAACAGATGAGCGCagtaaaattgtaaaaacagTTTTCCAACCGTATGCCAAGAACTTAGATACTAGATTCAGAAGTTCTGAGGTCAGACCATACGAGGAGGGTCAATACACAACGATCAGCAGAGATGGAACGATCAACATCTGGAGagatgggtttaaaaaaaaaaagacaatgtgTTATGCCAAAGATGAGAGTTTAATACTGTACATGCATAAAAAGAGGATGTACGTGAATGACATGGTGTTCATTCCAGAATTAGATCAGATGGCTGTCTGCACAAACAGCAGAGAACTGTTCTTTTACAGTTTCTCCGCTGGTAAGGTGGAAATTGAGAGCTGTTTAATATTAGATGACATCACAGTGAGATGCATGAATTATGCGACCAACGATACCGAAAGAATTTTGTCCTTGGGAGACGATAAAGGAAATGTGTACTTTCTTATGTCATCTAATATTAAATCCAGCCTCTTCTCTTTAAACAGTGAAGAAAAAGTCAATTTGAATGAGTATCCAACAGCTGATTTGTTAtaccttttaaaaaacagaaaaaagggatTTTGGTGCTGTAAAAAGAACGTCTTTGATGGTATCTGCAGGCAGATAAAATATTTCCCAGCTCTTGACTCTTTCGCCATCACTGATGTCTCCTGCACGAAAATGGTTCTCCTTAGCGCACCAAAGCAAGGCAGTCTGGGGCAAACTACATTCACCTACAAATCCCAGAAGGAGGTATTTACCTGTGTTGAATACTGTCATAGCAATCTGATTACTGGTGGCAGAGATGGCACACTGCGACTGTGGTACCCAGGTAAAACAAAATGTCATGAAGTTCTCGAAGGTCATGTCAAGCCAATCATTGATGTTCTATACAGTGAGAAGGATGACATGCTTCTGAGTTTATCTGAAGACAAGAATGTACGCGTTTGGAAGGGTCCTCCGTGGAAATGTGTGCAAAGCTTTGAAGTCCAGGGATTAAGCTCAACAATCAGTAGTGTCTGCTATAACACAATTAATAACGAGCTAGTCGTAGCCAGCTCGGACATTGCAAAAAGTCTTGGCAGAGGGACAGATGTTTTTCTGAGATCACTAAAATCCCACAACAGTCCCCTCTGTTGTGCTCTGTACCACAGCATTTTCAAACAGGTCGTTTCTGTTTGTCAAAATGGTCAGGTGATAGTGTGGGATTTCAAAACAGGAGACCCTGTTGTGCAATTCGCTGTCAACACAGACAAGCAAATTGGGCTGACTGCAATGTCGTTCGATCAATCAAAACGCAGGCTGCTTACAGTTTCGCAGGATGGCAAAGTCAGACTTTGGAACTTCAACTCTGGATGCAAACTTTTGGAGCTCCCGGTTTGTTTACCAAAGACAGTGACTGGTATTATATTTAAAGATGATCGAGTTTTCATAGCCGGGTTAAATTGCAGGACTATTTTTAACCTGGACCTGGAAGGTGATGACCACAGATTCATGCGGCATCCTTTTTTAGAAGATGTTTGCTCTATGGATCTACATGAGGATATGTTAGTGACAGCCTCCAGCAGTGGAAAAATAATTGTCTGGAGATTAGGGTCCACAGAAGATGTAGAGGCGGCCCTCTGGATAAATGCCAGTGAAAGTCCTTGGGTACACGTGATGCACGAAAGTCTTCCAGGAAAGACAGgaagtctgcttacaggaataTCTGCACTAACTCCCAACCCAAAAAGACAACCTAAGGTTACCCATGTAAACGACAAATCTGTTATTTGTCTGAAGAACAGGGAAAACAAAGAAGACACAGCCGCACTTCTAACGTGTGCAGGTGGCTACATCTATGCCTGGTCTCTTAACATCAAGGGAGGTCTGGTTGGAAAGTTTAGGGCGACAGAGGATGAAAGTGCCACGGTTACCACCATGACACTTGATTCAGAGGAGCGGATATTACTCACCGGGGACAGTAAGGGAATGATTTATCAGTGGGACATTGACGGATTTTGGTCAACGGGAAAGTCACTCAAAGGGCCATTTGAAGAAACATATGGAAGGAGAGTGTCGTTGTGTCCTCCCCCTCTGTTGCAGTCCTGGAAAGCTCACCTTACAGAGGTGGTCAGTGTGATGTCTGACGAGAAATTTGAACACATAATTACAGCAGGATTGGACTGCTGCATTCGGCGATGGACAAGAACAGGCTGCTTTAAAGGAGTCTTTGGGAGGGACAAATGGGATTTAATGTCTTCCTGCCGTCAAGAATATTATGACCATGAGCTACTGGAGAGTCAGAACAAGGGAGAAAGGGAATCTGAAGATCATCTGTGTGAGGAGAGGAGTGAAGAATCAAGTATCACAGATGAGCCAGTTGATTCTGAAACTTTGGATGAAGAGATGATAAGAGAAGGAACAGAAATCCACTCTAGGACTGATAAACTCCGTGTGAGGAGACTCAATAACGATGATGAAGACGAAGATACAGTCAAATCACCAAATGTGGGAGACAAAATCCAGGAACATCCCCCTCAAGCTCTACTCAACAAACATGGACAGAGAAGAATTAAATATACAGACCATACTTCTGACAAAGGCAAACATAACCCCAAGATCCAGCATGAAGACCAGGATGCTCAAAGATGCCCTGCTGACCCTTTAAGGAGTCCTACAGGTCTGCAG CTCCAACAGAGGTTTCAGAGATCAAAGAACCTCCTCATCCATGGAGCCAAAAAGGTGTGCAAAAACAGCCAGTGCACCTACTACCGAAAGCTCCAACAGAGGTTTCAGAGATCAAAGAACCTCCTCATCCATGGAGCCAAAAAG CCAGTGCACCTACCACCGATAGCTCCAACAGAGGTTTCAGAGATCAAAGAACCTCCTCATCCATGGAGCCAAAAAGGTGTGCAAAAACAGCCAGTGCACCTACCACCGATAGCTCCAACAGAGGTTTCAGAGATCGAAGAACCTCCTCATCCATGGAGCCCACA ctgcagctgcagcaagTGTGCTAGCTACCTGATGAAAAATGGAGTGATAGGCttcacagaaaagaaaaagtgttcCAGCTCAGACCtgggtcagcagcagcagaaggggTCTCAAGGTCAGCAGCTCCACCACCTGAGAAACGTAAGGCCCCAGGGCCGACACCAGCTGATATGA